In the Loxodonta africana isolate mLoxAfr1 chromosome 1, mLoxAfr1.hap2, whole genome shotgun sequence genome, one interval contains:
- the RWDD1 gene encoding RWD domain-containing protein 1 isoform X2, which produces MMKAEENLGMVMIFTLVSAVQEKLNEIVDQIKTRREEEKKQKEKEAEEAEKQLFHGTPVTIENFLSWKAKFDAELLEIKKKRMKEDEQAGKNKLSGKQLFETDHNLDTSDIQFLEDAGNNVEVDESLFQEMDDLELEDDEDDPDYNPADPESDSAD; this is translated from the exons ATGATGAAa GCAGAAGAAAACCTTGGTATGGTGATGATCTTTACTTTAGTGTCAGCTGTGcaagaaaaattaaatgaaatagtagATCAAATAAAAActagaagagaggaagaaaagaaacaaaaagaaaaagaagcggAGGAAGCTGAAAAG caacTGTTTCATGGCACTCCTGTTACGATTGAGAATTTCTTAAGTTGGAAGGCCAAGTTTGATGCAGAActcttggaaattaaaaagaaacgaATGAAAGAAGATGAACaagcaggaaaaaataaattaagtg gGAAACAGCTATTTGAAACAGATCATAACCTTGACACATCTGATATACAGTTCTTGGAGGATG CTGGAAATAACGTGGAAGTAGATGAGTCTTTGTTCCAGGAAATGGATGACTTGGAGCTGGAGGATGATGAGGATGACCCAGATTACAATCCTGCTGACCCGGAGAGTGACTCAGCCGACTAA
- the RWDD1 gene encoding RWD domain-containing protein 1 isoform X1 produces MTDYSEEQRNELEALESIYPDSFTVLSETPPSFTITVTSEAGENDETVQTTLKFTYSEKYPDDAPLYEIFSQENLTDSDVSDILKLLALQAEENLGMVMIFTLVSAVQEKLNEIVDQIKTRREEEKKQKEKEAEEAEKQLFHGTPVTIENFLSWKAKFDAELLEIKKKRMKEDEQAGKNKLSGKQLFETDHNLDTSDIQFLEDAGNNVEVDESLFQEMDDLELEDDEDDPDYNPADPESDSAD; encoded by the exons ATGACAGATTACAGCGAGGAGCAGCGCAACGAGCTGGAAGCTCTGGAGTCCATCTACCCTGACTCCTTCACAG TATTATCAGAAACTCCCCCCAGCTTCACCATTACAGTGACATCTGAGGCAGGAGAAAATGATGAAa CTGTCCAGACTACGCTCAAGTTTACATATAGTGAAAAATACCCAGATGATGCTCCCCTTTATGAAATATTCTCCCAGGAAAATCTAACAGATAGTGATGTCtcagacattttaaaattattagcaTTACAG GCAGAAGAAAACCTTGGTATGGTGATGATCTTTACTTTAGTGTCAGCTGTGcaagaaaaattaaatgaaatagtagATCAAATAAAAActagaagagaggaagaaaagaaacaaaaagaaaaagaagcggAGGAAGCTGAAAAG caacTGTTTCATGGCACTCCTGTTACGATTGAGAATTTCTTAAGTTGGAAGGCCAAGTTTGATGCAGAActcttggaaattaaaaagaaacgaATGAAAGAAGATGAACaagcaggaaaaaataaattaagtg gGAAACAGCTATTTGAAACAGATCATAACCTTGACACATCTGATATACAGTTCTTGGAGGATG CTGGAAATAACGTGGAAGTAGATGAGTCTTTGTTCCAGGAAATGGATGACTTGGAGCTGGAGGATGATGAGGATGACCCAGATTACAATCCTGCTGACCCGGAGAGTGACTCAGCCGACTAA